From Streptomyces sp. Edi4, one genomic window encodes:
- a CDS encoding MFS transporter, which produces MPFAIYVLGLGIFTMVTSEFLVAGLMPQLSDELSAGIPQIGYLVSVYAAAMALGGPLLTAFLLRLRQKTALVFLYVVFLAGQALGALATGYSLMVAARLVTGAASGAFFGVALAVCVRITGPEVRGRATSIVLGGLMVGTVLGLPLSQLAGEHYGWRFAFWAVAVLAALSLAVTCGAVPALPKEEPDGAGGSVRAELGAFRNARLWAAFATSMLIIGATFAAFSYFVPILTDVTGFAADTVPLLLVLYGAATVVGNAVVGRLADRHTMVVLGTGLALNTVFLTLFALGAGNTATASAAMTGIGLVGVTMNPAMVTRVMRTANDRPLVNTVHTSFITLGVVVGSWVGGIGIARWGLRAPLWTGAAMAVLGLLTLLPEVLRRTTPSARRTESPW; this is translated from the coding sequence GTGCCCTTCGCCATCTACGTCCTGGGCCTGGGCATCTTCACGATGGTCACCAGCGAGTTCCTGGTAGCCGGCCTCATGCCCCAGCTCTCCGACGAGCTGAGCGCCGGCATCCCGCAGATCGGCTACCTGGTCTCCGTCTACGCCGCCGCCATGGCCCTGGGCGGACCCCTGTTGACCGCCTTCCTGCTGAGGCTGCGTCAGAAGACCGCCCTGGTCTTCCTGTACGTCGTCTTCCTCGCCGGCCAGGCGCTGGGCGCCCTTGCCACCGGCTACTCCCTGATGGTCGCCGCCCGGCTGGTCACCGGAGCCGCCTCCGGCGCGTTCTTCGGCGTCGCGCTCGCCGTGTGCGTCCGCATCACCGGGCCCGAGGTGCGCGGCCGGGCCACCTCCATCGTGCTCGGCGGCCTGATGGTCGGCACCGTGCTCGGCCTGCCGCTGTCGCAGCTGGCCGGGGAGCACTACGGCTGGCGGTTCGCGTTCTGGGCGGTAGCGGTCCTGGCCGCACTGTCCCTCGCCGTCACCTGCGGCGCGGTTCCGGCCCTGCCGAAGGAGGAGCCCGACGGCGCGGGAGGTTCCGTGCGGGCCGAGCTGGGCGCGTTCCGCAACGCCCGGCTGTGGGCGGCGTTCGCCACCAGCATGCTGATCATCGGCGCCACTTTCGCCGCCTTCTCGTACTTCGTGCCAATCCTTACCGACGTCACCGGCTTCGCCGCGGACACCGTCCCGCTGCTGCTGGTGCTCTACGGCGCTGCCACCGTCGTCGGCAATGCCGTGGTGGGACGGCTCGCCGACCGTCACACCATGGTGGTGCTCGGCACCGGTCTGGCGCTGAACACCGTGTTCCTGACACTGTTCGCGCTCGGCGCGGGCAATACGGCGACGGCGTCGGCCGCGATGACGGGCATCGGGCTGGTCGGCGTAACCATGAACCCGGCGATGGTGACGCGCGTGATGCGCACCGCCAACGACCGCCCGCTGGTCAACACCGTCCACACCTCCTTCATTACCCTCGGCGTGGTCGTCGGTTCCTGGGTCGGTGGCATCGGCATCGCGCGCTGGGGCTTGCGCGCACCGCTGTGGACGGGTGCGGCCATGGCCGTCCTCGGGCTGCTGACGCTGCTGCCCGAAGTCCTGCGCCGCACCACCCCGTCCGCGCGCAGGACCGAGTCGCCCTGGTGA
- a CDS encoding aminoacyl-tRNA hydrolase codes for MSTQNTQNTPSEGPFQDLSPRDEAPQFVLPIVVRIEKAEPPARTDALETAARAVLMMLADERSLGEGPDEGEWARVMRDWQDARIRKVVRRARGAEWRKASALPGIAVTGKAAEVRVFPPVPLDGWPKELVKLQVSGTDLDDPAPPEVPGPLTPVLWLNPELGMSAGKAMAQAGHGAQLAWWELSEGDRAAWRDAGFALAVRVADAEAWSALVGSGLPVVRDAGFTEIAPGSCTVVSDHPALRTRLPRP; via the coding sequence GTGAGCACCCAGAACACCCAGAACACGCCTTCCGAGGGCCCCTTTCAGGACCTTTCCCCGCGCGACGAGGCGCCGCAGTTCGTGCTGCCGATCGTCGTCCGCATCGAGAAGGCCGAGCCTCCGGCGCGCACCGACGCGTTGGAGACGGCGGCCCGCGCGGTGCTCATGATGCTCGCGGACGAGCGGTCGCTGGGCGAGGGGCCCGACGAGGGCGAGTGGGCACGGGTCATGCGGGACTGGCAGGACGCGCGGATCCGCAAGGTGGTGCGCCGGGCCCGCGGCGCCGAGTGGCGCAAGGCCTCGGCGCTGCCGGGGATCGCGGTGACGGGCAAGGCGGCGGAGGTACGCGTCTTCCCGCCGGTGCCGTTGGACGGCTGGCCCAAGGAGCTGGTCAAACTCCAGGTGTCGGGTACGGACCTGGACGACCCGGCCCCGCCGGAGGTACCCGGTCCGCTCACGCCGGTGCTCTGGCTCAACCCCGAACTCGGCATGTCCGCGGGCAAGGCGATGGCGCAGGCGGGGCACGGGGCGCAGCTGGCGTGGTGGGAGCTCAGCGAGGGCGACCGCGCGGCCTGGCGTGACGCCGGGTTCGCCCTCGCGGTGCGCGTCGCCGATGCGGAGGCGTGGTCCGCGCTGGTCGGCAGCGGGTTGCCGGTGGTCCGGGACGCGGGCTTCACGGAGATCGCGCCGGGTTCCTGCACGGTGGTATCGGACCACCCAGCCCTACGCACCCGCCTTCCCCGGCCCTGA
- a CDS encoding TIGR04222 domain-containing membrane protein — translation MFWVLFLLPAIVAAGLSCGRLCLAAAAAARPQPRPEQDQDLSCYEAAFLAGGPYRVADLTLVSMHRARRLLLAHTGWATVVDPEGRDDLERSVLTAIGPGGQERIAAIRSGTAAADAVRALADRLAGAGLAVPDAVRSGVSSSVRAVRGAALLIAAMALAALLTPGEGDTGRAEIAAWFALPLVLTLGCLAIARLEVRPYTRWASPDGQRLLGGLDPAGDPLTALAVRGLRAVDDPQLRSALSSGRFTHRSQ, via the coding sequence ATGTTCTGGGTTCTCTTCCTTCTGCCGGCGATCGTCGCGGCCGGGTTGTCCTGTGGCCGGCTCTGCCTCGCCGCCGCGGCCGCCGCGCGCCCGCAGCCGCGCCCGGAGCAGGACCAGGACCTGTCCTGCTACGAGGCGGCGTTCCTGGCGGGCGGTCCCTACCGGGTCGCCGATCTCACCCTCGTCTCCATGCACCGCGCCCGCAGACTGCTGCTCGCGCACACCGGCTGGGCCACCGTCGTCGACCCCGAGGGCCGCGACGACCTGGAGCGTTCCGTGCTGACCGCGATCGGGCCCGGCGGCCAGGAACGGATCGCGGCCATCCGGTCGGGCACGGCGGCGGCCGACGCGGTGCGCGCGCTCGCCGACCGGCTGGCCGGCGCGGGCCTCGCCGTACCCGACGCCGTGCGGTCGGGGGTCAGCTCCTCGGTGCGGGCGGTGCGCGGCGCGGCGCTGCTCATCGCGGCGATGGCCCTGGCCGCGCTGCTCACGCCGGGCGAAGGGGACACCGGGCGGGCCGAGATCGCCGCGTGGTTCGCACTCCCCCTCGTCCTCACGCTGGGCTGTCTGGCCATCGCCCGCCTGGAGGTCCGCCCCTACACCCGCTGGGCATCGCCCGACGGCCAGCGGCTCCTCGGCGGTCTCGACCCGGCGGGTGATCCCCTCACCGCGCTTGCCGTGCGCGGCCTGAGGGCGGTGGACGATCCCCAGCTGCGCAGCGCCTTGTCGAGCGGCCGCTTCACGCATCGGAGTCAATGA
- a CDS encoding DUF692 domain-containing protein has translation MKHLGIGIGWRPDIAEAVEGLAGIEWVEAVAENICPGHLPDSLVRLRERGVTVVPHGVSLGLGGADRPDPRRLAELAAQADALGAPLVTEHIAFVRAGGELTASPRLEAGHLLPVPRTRDALRVLCENVRIAQDSLPVPLALENIAALIGWPDEELTEGQFLAELVERTGVGLLIDVANLHTNHVNRGEDPVKTLDALPLEAIAYVHVAGGVERDGVWHDTHAHPVTRPVLDVLAELAARVAPPGVLLERDEAFPPAEELAGELGAIRATLRAAVSAAPAPAPAPGEPARWSPPPTHQNTPAHPDTPGRPHSPGTPDPSQTDRARERVALAETALLSSLTAGTPAPAGFDGRRLRVQARALVAKRADVAAKVAPELAELIGDGYREAFCSYAASRPMRGGYRQDALDFTRFLLDTAPPADPGSRRALERWYKDRAGPRPPGRTARLLRTLTRAA, from the coding sequence ATGAAGCACTTGGGCATCGGCATCGGCTGGCGGCCCGACATCGCCGAGGCGGTGGAGGGCCTGGCCGGCATCGAGTGGGTCGAGGCGGTCGCGGAGAACATCTGCCCCGGTCACCTTCCCGACTCGCTGGTACGGCTGCGCGAGCGCGGCGTCACCGTCGTGCCGCACGGGGTCTCCCTCGGCCTCGGCGGCGCCGACCGGCCCGACCCGCGGCGCCTGGCCGAGCTCGCGGCCCAAGCCGACGCGCTCGGCGCCCCGCTCGTCACCGAGCACATCGCGTTCGTACGGGCGGGCGGTGAACTGACCGCGTCGCCGCGCCTGGAGGCGGGCCACCTCCTTCCGGTTCCGCGCACGCGGGACGCCCTGCGCGTGCTGTGCGAGAACGTCCGCATCGCGCAGGACTCGCTGCCCGTGCCGCTGGCCCTGGAGAACATAGCCGCGCTCATCGGCTGGCCCGACGAGGAGTTGACGGAGGGTCAGTTCCTGGCCGAGCTCGTCGAACGTACGGGGGTCGGCCTCCTCATCGACGTGGCCAACCTCCACACCAACCACGTCAACCGGGGCGAGGACCCGGTGAAGACCCTGGACGCGCTGCCCCTGGAGGCGATCGCGTACGTGCATGTCGCGGGCGGCGTCGAGCGGGACGGGGTGTGGCACGACACGCACGCCCACCCCGTGACCCGGCCGGTCCTGGACGTCCTGGCCGAACTCGCCGCGCGTGTCGCGCCGCCCGGCGTACTCCTGGAGCGGGACGAGGCGTTCCCGCCCGCCGAGGAGCTGGCAGGCGAACTCGGCGCGATCCGGGCCACGTTGAGGGCAGCGGTGTCCGCAGCCCCGGCCCCGGCCCCGGCCCCGGGCGAGCCGGCCCGATGGAGCCCTCCCCCGACCCACCAAAACACCCCGGCTCACCCGGACACCCCGGGCCGCCCCCACTCCCCAGGCACCCCGGACCCGTCACAGACAGACCGTGCGCGCGAGCGCGTCGCCCTCGCCGAAACCGCCCTGCTCTCCTCGCTCACCGCCGGCACCCCCGCGCCCGCCGGGTTCGACGGACGGCGCCTACGGGTGCAGGCCCGCGCGCTCGTGGCCAAGCGCGCCGACGTGGCGGCCAAGGTGGCGCCCGAGCTCGCGGAACTCATCGGTGACGGCTACCGGGAAGCGTTCTGCTCGTACGCCGCCTCCCGTCCGATGCGGGGCGGGTACCGCCAGGACGCCCTGGACTTCACCCGGTTCCTGCTGGACACGGCGCCGCCCGCCGATCCGGGCTCGCGCCGGGCACTGGAGCGCTGGTACAAGGACCGGGCCGGGCCGCGCCCGCCGGGCCGTACGGCGCGCCTCCTGCGCACCTTGACCCGCGCCGCCTGA
- a CDS encoding ATP-binding cassette domain-containing protein produces the protein MGRRYSLGGPWVLRGVDLDLPEGALVRIEGANGTGKSTLLRLVAGIDAPTEGRVTGRPRTAYVPERFPGALPFTAAGYLAHLGRVHGLDRRTAKERAGRWLERFGAAPYATTPLAQLSKGTSQKVAVAQALLAEPALLVLDEAWTGLDTAARAELEHAVRERVAAGATVVLVDHDPRRLADREDARYALEGTSLRPLPVARTGPRAPAASVLIDIVGTGPLPQLPYAAEELGSGDGASTLRVPADRSDDVLRALLAARPPWHIQGVRRT, from the coding sequence GTGGGCCGCCGCTACTCTCTCGGCGGCCCCTGGGTCCTGCGCGGCGTGGACCTCGATCTGCCCGAGGGCGCCCTGGTCCGGATCGAAGGAGCCAACGGCACGGGAAAATCAACCCTGTTGAGGCTCGTCGCGGGCATCGACGCACCCACCGAGGGTCGCGTCACCGGACGCCCGCGCACCGCCTACGTCCCCGAACGCTTCCCCGGCGCCCTGCCCTTCACGGCCGCCGGCTACCTCGCGCACCTGGGCCGCGTCCACGGCCTCGACCGCCGCACGGCGAAGGAACGGGCCGGCCGCTGGCTCGAACGGTTCGGCGCCGCACCGTACGCCACGACCCCGCTGGCGCAGCTGTCCAAGGGCACGAGCCAGAAGGTCGCCGTGGCCCAGGCGCTGCTCGCCGAGCCCGCCCTCCTCGTCCTGGACGAGGCGTGGACCGGCCTGGACACCGCCGCCCGCGCCGAGCTGGAGCACGCGGTGCGCGAGCGCGTGGCGGCGGGTGCGACGGTCGTCCTCGTCGACCACGACCCGAGGCGGCTCGCGGACCGCGAGGACGCGCGGTACGCGCTCGAAGGCACCAGCCTGCGCCCCCTCCCCGTGGCCCGTACCGGTCCCCGCGCTCCGGCGGCTTCCGTCCTGATCGACATCGTCGGAACCGGGCCGCTGCCACAACTCCCGTACGCGGCTGAGGAGTTGGGCTCGGGCGACGGTGCGAGCACCCTGCGCGTGCCGGCCGACCGCTCCGACGACGTACTGCGCGCCCTGCTCGCCGCGCGTCCGCCCTGGCACATCCAAGGAGTGCGCCGCACGTGA
- a CDS encoding ABC transporter, translating to MVPLVRYQSALLMRSQRWLAPALLYAAFLGVGVRAGEPVLDSMGYADAGLLPVAAWLVRVCVTQEPEAARALAAAAAGPGRVHLASLLSATASAALLGLAGTAYVAAVCDFATGDHATAVPLGSALVAGLLAAAVCVLTGAAVGALGSRPVVRARGWSLAVTAPAALLALVLTPSPAKYAVSGLVTGARTGAVHPALLPFAAALVLAGVVAAGVCALSSRRR from the coding sequence CTGGTCCCGCTCGTCCGCTACCAGAGCGCGCTGCTCATGCGCTCCCAGCGCTGGCTCGCCCCGGCCCTCCTGTACGCGGCCTTCCTCGGTGTCGGCGTCCGGGCCGGCGAGCCGGTCCTCGACTCGATGGGGTACGCCGACGCCGGACTGCTCCCGGTGGCGGCGTGGCTCGTCCGCGTCTGTGTCACCCAGGAACCCGAGGCCGCCCGGGCCTTGGCCGCCGCTGCCGCCGGCCCCGGCCGCGTCCACCTCGCCTCGCTGCTCTCCGCGACGGCATCGGCCGCGCTGCTCGGCCTGGCGGGCACGGCGTACGTCGCCGCCGTCTGCGATTTCGCCACAGGGGATCACGCGACGGCGGTGCCGCTGGGTTCCGCGCTCGTGGCGGGGCTGCTCGCGGCCGCGGTCTGTGTGCTGACCGGCGCCGCGGTCGGCGCGCTCGGCAGCCGGCCGGTGGTGCGCGCGCGGGGCTGGTCGCTCGCGGTCACCGCGCCGGCCGCGCTGCTCGCCCTGGTCCTCACGCCGTCGCCCGCCAAGTACGCGGTGTCGGGCCTGGTCACCGGCGCGAGGACCGGCGCAGTGCACCCGGCGCTGCTGCCGTTCGCCGCAGCGCTCGTGCTCGCCGGGGTGGTGGCGGCCGGGGTGTGCGCGCTCAGCTCGCGGCGCCGCTGA
- a CDS encoding AIM24 family protein, translating into MKSDLFAMENMAQPASAAGMTLENAKSIKYAVNGEMLARQGAMIAYRGNLQFERRGQGIGGMLKRAVTGEGLPLMAVSGQGEAWFAHEAQNCFIVDIEPGDALTINGRNVLCFDSSLGYEIKTVKGSGIAGGGLFNSVFTGQGRLGLMCEGNPLVIPVSPQMPVYVDTDAVVGWTANLQTSLHRSQSIGSMLRGGSGEAVQLMLQGEGYVIVRPSEATPQKAQQH; encoded by the coding sequence ATGAAGAGCGACCTTTTTGCCATGGAGAACATGGCGCAGCCCGCCAGCGCCGCCGGTATGACCCTGGAGAACGCCAAATCGATCAAGTACGCCGTCAATGGCGAGATGCTGGCGCGCCAGGGCGCGATGATCGCCTACCGGGGCAACTTGCAGTTCGAGCGGCGCGGCCAGGGCATAGGCGGCATGCTCAAGCGGGCCGTGACCGGCGAGGGCCTGCCTCTGATGGCGGTCAGCGGCCAGGGCGAGGCCTGGTTCGCGCACGAGGCGCAGAACTGCTTCATCGTCGACATCGAGCCGGGTGACGCGCTGACGATCAACGGCCGCAACGTACTGTGCTTCGACTCCTCGCTCGGCTACGAGATCAAGACGGTCAAGGGCTCGGGCATCGCCGGCGGAGGCCTCTTCAACAGCGTCTTCACCGGCCAGGGCCGCCTCGGCCTGATGTGCGAGGGCAACCCGCTGGTCATCCCGGTCTCGCCGCAGATGCCGGTCTACGTCGACACCGACGCGGTGGTCGGCTGGACCGCGAACCTCCAGACCTCCCTGCACCGCTCGCAGTCCATCGGCTCGATGCTGCGCGGCGGTTCCGGCGAGGCCGTCCAGCTGATGCTCCAGGGCGAGGGCTACGTCATCGTCCGGCCGAGCGAGGCGACACCGCAGAAGGCGCAGCAGCACTGA
- a CDS encoding alpha/beta hydrolase has translation MRAVALYGTLGSLVLSALVAAPAGSADPATAEARGVEAAAQRAAAAPVSFGRCPEAESLPPSVQCATVDVPLDYARPTGPQIALTVSRSKATGKPAERQGALVYNPGGPGASSMFFPMVAAMPEWKRLAGAYDLVGYSPRGVARSAPLSCQDPAEFAKAPTQSPPDPSASFKRERIAQAKAYAEGCARNAKDALRFYTSINNARDLDVLRAALGERKLTFMGASYGTYFGAVYATLFPSHIRRMVFDSAVDPDPDQIWYRSNLEQSLAFERRWEDFRIWVAKHDDVYHLGRSADDVLESYEKVRDRVTREPAGGTVGPAQLQASFLKAGYYDDYWASRATALSQYLKGNPKPLVQQASPRPQSAREDENGNAVYTAVECNDAAWPRDFATWDRDNTALARVAPFETWDNVWMNLPCAYWPIPQQRPVDVRAAKGALPPTLILAAERDAATPYPGALELQRRLPGSVLITEKKAGTHGLAGGANACVNGYLEDYLLNGRTPVRRAACAPHPEPNPVSLDERAAGRPRHVPYAL, from the coding sequence ATGAGAGCTGTAGCGCTGTACGGAACCCTGGGTTCCCTCGTCCTTTCCGCCCTCGTCGCCGCCCCCGCGGGCAGCGCCGACCCGGCGACCGCCGAGGCGCGGGGCGTCGAGGCGGCCGCTCAGCGCGCGGCCGCCGCCCCGGTCTCCTTCGGCCGCTGCCCCGAGGCGGAGTCGCTGCCCCCGAGCGTCCAGTGCGCCACAGTCGACGTCCCGCTCGACTACGCGCGTCCGACGGGCCCTCAGATCGCCCTGACCGTCAGCAGGTCCAAAGCCACCGGCAAGCCCGCCGAGCGCCAGGGCGCGCTCGTCTACAACCCGGGCGGACCCGGCGCATCCAGCATGTTCTTCCCCATGGTGGCGGCCATGCCCGAGTGGAAGCGGCTCGCCGGGGCCTACGACCTCGTCGGCTACTCCCCGCGCGGCGTGGCCCGTTCGGCGCCCCTGTCCTGCCAGGACCCGGCCGAGTTCGCCAAGGCCCCCACCCAGTCGCCCCCCGACCCCTCCGCGTCGTTCAAGAGGGAACGGATCGCGCAGGCCAAGGCGTACGCCGAGGGCTGTGCGCGCAACGCCAAGGACGCGCTGCGCTTCTACACCAGCATCAACAACGCCCGTGACCTGGACGTGCTGCGGGCCGCGCTCGGCGAGCGGAAACTGACGTTCATGGGCGCCTCGTACGGCACCTACTTCGGGGCGGTGTACGCGACGCTCTTCCCCTCCCACATCCGCCGGATGGTCTTCGACTCGGCCGTCGATCCCGACCCGGACCAGATCTGGTACCGCAGCAACCTCGAACAGTCGCTGGCTTTCGAGCGGCGCTGGGAGGACTTCCGCATCTGGGTCGCCAAACACGACGACGTCTACCACCTGGGCAGGAGCGCCGACGACGTCCTGGAGAGCTACGAGAAGGTGCGGGACCGGGTGACCCGGGAACCGGCCGGCGGCACGGTGGGGCCCGCCCAGTTGCAGGCCTCGTTCCTCAAGGCCGGTTACTACGACGACTACTGGGCGAGCCGGGCCACCGCCCTGTCGCAGTACCTCAAGGGCAATCCGAAGCCGCTGGTCCAACAGGCCTCGCCACGGCCTCAGTCGGCGCGCGAGGACGAGAACGGCAACGCCGTCTACACGGCCGTGGAGTGCAACGACGCGGCGTGGCCGAGGGACTTCGCGACCTGGGACCGCGACAACACCGCGCTCGCGAGGGTCGCGCCGTTCGAGACGTGGGACAACGTGTGGATGAACCTGCCGTGCGCCTACTGGCCAATCCCCCAGCAGCGGCCGGTGGACGTGCGGGCCGCGAAGGGGGCGCTGCCGCCGACGCTGATCCTGGCGGCCGAGCGGGACGCGGCGACACCGTATCCGGGGGCCCTGGAGCTCCAGCGGCGTCTGCCCGGCTCGGTGCTCATCACGGAGAAGAAGGCCGGCACGCACGGTCTGGCGGGTGGCGCGAACGCCTGCGTGAACGGCTATCTGGAGGACTACTTGCTGAACGGTCGGACGCCGGTGCGGCGCGCTGCGTGCGCGCCGCACCCGGAGCCGAACCCGGTGTCGCTGGACGAGCGGGCGGCCGGCAGGCCGCGGCATGTGCCGTACGCTCTCTGA
- a CDS encoding OsmC family protein codes for MATTRTAHTVWEGELLSGSGTVTFDSSGIASQAVSWPSRAEQANGRTSPEELIAGAHSSCFSMALSHGLTGAGTPPTRLETKADVSFQPGEGITGIHLTVRGEVPGLDEDGFRAAAEDAKKNCPVSQALAGTTITLSAELV; via the coding sequence ATGGCGACCACGCGTACGGCGCACACGGTCTGGGAGGGCGAGCTCCTCTCGGGCTCGGGCACCGTCACCTTCGACTCATCGGGCATCGCGTCGCAGGCGGTCTCCTGGCCGTCCCGCGCCGAGCAGGCCAATGGCAGGACCAGCCCCGAGGAGCTGATCGCGGGCGCCCACTCCAGCTGCTTCTCGATGGCTCTCTCGCACGGTCTGACCGGCGCGGGCACCCCGCCCACCCGGCTCGAGACGAAGGCCGACGTGAGCTTCCAGCCCGGCGAGGGCATCACCGGCATCCACCTCACCGTCCGCGGCGAGGTTCCCGGCCTCGACGAGGACGGCTTCCGGGCGGCCGCCGAGGACGCCAAGAAGAACTGCCCGGTGAGCCAGGCTCTCGCGGGAACCACGATCACGCTGAGCGCCGAGCTCGTCTGA
- a CDS encoding TetR/AcrR family transcriptional regulator: protein MEPKPTRRARLRQQTIAEIKEAALKALAESGPAGITLRGIARELGMTAAALYGYFDTRDQLISTLAADAYNELADSHEAALAALPPEEAAARVRAVCDTFRTWSVANPAAFRLIYGDGLPGFSPPEDVTEAARRCCMALLDVVAGAWDRAPAAIREDKAEWSDFQESLVAPAREQFPHLPPQALGLTLRIWGRMYGPVMLEVFGHLGQQIVDPSQVYRREVEAIIEMLGLGE, encoded by the coding sequence ATGGAACCGAAGCCCACCCGCCGCGCGCGGCTCCGCCAACAGACGATCGCGGAGATCAAGGAGGCGGCGTTGAAGGCGCTGGCGGAGTCGGGCCCAGCAGGCATCACGCTGCGAGGGATCGCCCGCGAACTGGGCATGACGGCAGCGGCGCTGTACGGCTACTTCGACACCCGCGACCAGCTGATTTCCACGCTCGCGGCGGACGCCTACAACGAGCTCGCCGACTCCCACGAGGCCGCTCTGGCCGCCCTCCCACCCGAGGAGGCGGCCGCCCGGGTGCGCGCGGTATGCGACACGTTCCGCACCTGGTCCGTCGCGAACCCGGCGGCGTTCCGGTTGATCTACGGCGACGGCCTGCCCGGCTTCAGCCCGCCGGAGGACGTCACGGAGGCGGCGCGACGATGCTGTATGGCGCTGCTGGACGTGGTCGCCGGCGCCTGGGACCGCGCACCGGCGGCGATCCGCGAGGACAAGGCCGAGTGGTCCGACTTCCAGGAATCCCTGGTCGCTCCGGCCCGCGAGCAGTTCCCGCACCTGCCACCGCAGGCCCTCGGCCTGACCCTGCGAATCTGGGGGCGGATGTACGGGCCGGTGATGCTGGAGGTGTTCGGCCATCTCGGCCAGCAGATCGTCGATCCGTCCCAGGTGTATCGCCGTGAAGTGGAAGCGATCATAGAAATGTTGGGTCTTGGCGAGTAA
- a CDS encoding polysaccharide deacetylase family protein codes for MTIPVRKLLAVALLGASLAGCGTDPASVPSRSANTAPSGAAAPAAGVPTMAPDPGGLTPVFERRPEGPGGEKVVALTFDADMTADQGPRAAAGEHFDNPALIADLRRLKVPATVFMTGRWAQEYPAEARAIGADPNFEVGNHSYSHYAFKSDCYGLPVVDKGRMREDVEKATAQFKKAGVRNTVPYFRFPGGCYNDEVLRTLAPLRMTAVQWDVVSGDAFAKDADAVADQVLSGVKPGSLVVMHCTRSAAPVTDTALQRIVPELRKRGYRFVKVSDLIRGAAHR; via the coding sequence GTGACTATTCCTGTGCGAAAGCTGCTCGCGGTTGCCCTGCTCGGCGCGTCGCTCGCGGGGTGCGGGACCGACCCCGCCTCGGTCCCGTCCAGGAGCGCGAACACGGCGCCCTCCGGCGCGGCCGCGCCGGCGGCGGGCGTCCCGACCATGGCCCCCGACCCCGGCGGCCTCACCCCGGTCTTCGAACGGCGCCCCGAGGGTCCGGGGGGCGAGAAGGTCGTCGCGCTCACCTTCGACGCCGACATGACCGCCGACCAGGGCCCGCGCGCGGCGGCGGGCGAGCACTTCGACAACCCCGCGCTCATCGCCGACCTGCGGCGCCTGAAGGTGCCGGCCACGGTGTTCATGACCGGGCGCTGGGCCCAGGAGTACCCGGCCGAGGCGCGTGCGATCGGGGCGGACCCGAACTTCGAGGTCGGCAACCACTCCTACAGCCACTACGCGTTCAAGTCCGACTGCTACGGGCTGCCCGTGGTCGACAAGGGCCGGATGCGCGAGGACGTGGAGAAGGCGACGGCCCAGTTCAAGAAGGCCGGGGTCCGCAACACCGTGCCGTACTTCCGCTTTCCCGGCGGCTGCTACAACGACGAGGTGCTGCGCACCCTGGCCCCGCTGCGGATGACCGCCGTCCAGTGGGACGTGGTGAGCGGGGACGCCTTCGCCAAGGACGCCGACGCGGTGGCCGACCAGGTTCTGTCGGGGGTCAAGCCCGGGTCGCTCGTGGTCATGCACTGCACGCGCAGCGCGGCCCCGGTCACCGACACGGCGCTCCAGCGCATCGTGCCCGAACTGCGCAAGCGCGGCTACCGCTTCGTGAAGGTCTCCGACCTGATCCGGGGCGCCGCCCACCGCTGA